The Pirellulales bacterium genome includes a region encoding these proteins:
- a CDS encoding FliM/FliN family flagellar motor C-terminal domain-containing protein, which produces MPTSLPEAFAQILAQCQAGRDEIAQAFERSLGEAVSVSANEPAAWDADRIPADLSGPGLAMAFVGPQGVAILLLAESSGLVPSWYNAPDTSQRGRLATLAQELGMLALPDSLGADDFQFRAVPSLADVARHAKPKDGAQAIELSLKGKSHDGIARLIWPMNETGFPTADAPPVASPAGPPVQAAAAAAPAATPNPKAAPAAAHVPAAPKRSAIDLPDYTRSLLHIRVPISVTLATKRQPIGQIMELGAGSIIHFDKSCEEMLDLYVGEHRVAKGEAVKVGEKFGLRITSVILPEERFKPVPGR; this is translated from the coding sequence ATGCCGACTTCCTTGCCCGAGGCATTCGCGCAGATTCTTGCCCAATGCCAGGCGGGGCGGGATGAGATCGCCCAGGCTTTCGAGCGCTCGTTGGGCGAGGCGGTGAGCGTGTCGGCCAACGAGCCGGCGGCATGGGATGCCGATCGCATTCCGGCCGATCTATCGGGCCCGGGGCTGGCGATGGCATTCGTCGGTCCGCAAGGCGTCGCGATTCTGCTGCTCGCGGAATCGAGCGGATTGGTGCCCAGTTGGTATAACGCTCCCGACACGAGCCAGCGCGGCCGGCTGGCGACGTTGGCCCAAGAGTTGGGAATGCTCGCATTGCCGGATTCTCTCGGGGCCGATGATTTTCAATTCCGCGCGGTGCCGTCGCTCGCGGATGTCGCGCGGCATGCGAAGCCGAAAGACGGAGCGCAAGCGATTGAACTCAGCCTGAAGGGAAAATCGCACGACGGCATCGCGCGCTTGATTTGGCCGATGAACGAAACCGGCTTTCCAACGGCCGACGCGCCGCCGGTAGCATCACCGGCCGGGCCGCCGGTGCAAGCCGCCGCCGCGGCAGCGCCGGCTGCGACGCCGAACCCAAAAGCAGCGCCGGCGGCGGCGCATGTCCCGGCCGCGCCCAAACGTTCGGCAATCGATTTGCCCGACTACACCCGCAGCCTGCTGCATATCCGAGTGCCGATCAGCGTCACGCTGGCGACGAAGCGGCAGCCGATCGGGCAGATCATGGAACTCGGCGCCGGCTCGATCATTCATTTCGACAAATCGTGCGAAGAAATGCTCGATCTCTACGTCGGCGAGCACCGTGTGGCGAAAGGCGAGGCGGTCAAGGTCGGTGAAAAATTCGGGCTGCGAATCACCTCCGTCATCTTGCCGGAAGAGCGTTTCAAGCCGGTGCCCGGGCGGTAG